From Paraburkholderia sabiae, a single genomic window includes:
- the narH gene encoding nitrate reductase subunit beta, with product MKVRAQIAMVLNLDKCIGCHTCSVTCKNVWTSREGMEYAWFNNVETKPGIGYPKDWENQDRWHGGWKRKADGKIEPRLGSKWRLLAQIFANPHLPEIDDYYEPFTFDYAHLQDAGDTKAMPVARPRSLISGERLEKIEWGPNWEEILGGEFEKRSKDYNFENVQKDIYGQFENTFMMYLPRLCEHCLNPACVASCPSGSIYKREEDGIVLIDQDKCRGWRMCVSGCPYKKIYFNWHSGKAEKCIFCYPRIEAGQPTVCSETCVGRIRYLGVMLYDADRISEAASVENEADLYEAQLSVFLDPNDPEVIAQAERDGVPAAWLEGARRSPVYKMAIDWKIAFPLHPEYRTLPMVWYVPPLSPINAAANSGELGMNGYLPDIDSLRIPLRYLANLLTAGKEAPVKLALERLLAMRAFMRARHVDQVEAPGVLKQAGLSVAQVEDMYRYLAIANFEDRFVIPTSHREYAEDAFDLRSSCGFSFGNGCSDGRSEASLFTTKKSNRKIPIRQEF from the coding sequence ATGAAGGTTCGCGCGCAGATTGCGATGGTGCTTAACCTCGACAAATGCATCGGCTGTCATACGTGCTCGGTGACGTGCAAGAACGTGTGGACGAGCCGCGAAGGCATGGAGTACGCGTGGTTCAACAACGTCGAGACGAAGCCGGGTATCGGCTATCCGAAGGACTGGGAGAATCAGGACCGCTGGCATGGCGGATGGAAACGCAAGGCCGACGGCAAGATCGAACCGCGTCTCGGCAGCAAGTGGCGATTGCTCGCGCAGATCTTCGCGAATCCGCATCTGCCCGAGATCGACGACTACTACGAGCCCTTCACGTTCGACTACGCGCATCTGCAGGATGCGGGTGACACGAAGGCAATGCCGGTTGCACGGCCACGCTCGCTGATCAGCGGCGAACGGCTCGAAAAGATCGAGTGGGGTCCGAACTGGGAAGAGATACTCGGCGGCGAATTCGAAAAGCGCTCGAAGGACTACAACTTCGAGAACGTGCAGAAGGACATCTATGGGCAGTTCGAGAACACCTTCATGATGTATCTGCCGCGGCTGTGCGAACACTGCCTGAACCCCGCGTGCGTCGCGTCGTGTCCGTCAGGCTCGATCTACAAGCGCGAGGAAGACGGCATCGTGCTGATCGATCAGGACAAGTGCCGTGGCTGGCGCATGTGCGTGTCGGGTTGCCCGTACAAGAAGATCTATTTCAACTGGCACAGCGGCAAGGCGGAGAAATGCATCTTCTGCTATCCGCGTATCGAGGCGGGGCAACCTACTGTCTGTTCGGAAACCTGCGTGGGTCGCATCCGTTATCTCGGCGTGATGCTGTACGACGCGGACCGCATCAGCGAAGCAGCGAGCGTCGAGAACGAAGCCGATCTGTACGAAGCGCAACTCTCTGTGTTTCTCGATCCGAACGATCCGGAAGTGATCGCGCAAGCCGAACGCGATGGCGTGCCGGCTGCATGGCTCGAAGGCGCGCGGCGTTCGCCCGTCTACAAGATGGCGATCGACTGGAAGATCGCGTTTCCGCTGCATCCGGAATACCGCACGCTGCCGATGGTCTGGTACGTGCCGCCCCTTTCGCCGATCAACGCGGCCGCCAACAGCGGCGAACTCGGCATGAACGGCTATTTGCCCGACATCGACTCGCTGCGCATTCCGCTGCGCTATCTCGCGAACCTGCTGACGGCGGGCAAGGAAGCGCCCGTCAAGCTCGCGCTCGAACGGCTGCTCGCGATGCGCGCATTCATGCGTGCGCGTCACGTCGATCAGGTGGAAGCGCCCGGCGTGCTCAAGCAGGCGGGGCTGAGCGTCGCGCAAGTCGAGGACATGTATCGCTATCTGGCTATCGCGAACTTCGAAGATCGCTTCGTGATTCCGACCTCGCATCGCGAGTATGCGGAAGACGCCTTCGATCTGCGCTCGTCGTGTGGCTTCTCGTTCGGCAACGGCTGCTCGGATGGCCGCTCCGAAGCGAGCCTCTTCACGACGAAAAAGAGCAACCGCAAGATCCCGATTCGCCAGGAGTTCTGA
- the grxC gene encoding glutaredoxin 3 translates to MSAITIYTTPTCPYCHAAKALLTNKGVSYREINVQNDRATAVALMERTGRRTVPQIFIGETHVGGFDDLNALETAGRLDPLIEANEARQV, encoded by the coding sequence ATGTCCGCAATCACGATCTATACGACACCGACCTGCCCGTATTGCCACGCGGCGAAAGCGCTGCTGACGAACAAAGGCGTGTCGTACAGGGAAATCAACGTGCAGAACGATCGCGCGACGGCCGTCGCGCTGATGGAACGCACGGGACGCCGCACGGTGCCGCAGATTTTCATCGGCGAAACGCATGTGGGCGGATTCGACGATCTGAATGCGCTCGAAACGGCGGGGCGTCTCGATCCGCTCATCGAAGCGAACGAGGCGCGCCAGGTCTGA
- a CDS encoding nitrate reductase subunit alpha, which yields MSHFLDRLRYFTTARPQFSDGHGAVTDEDRKWEDAYRQRWQHDKIVRSTHGVNCTGSCSWKIYVKGGIVTWETQQTDYPRTRPDMPNHEPRGCSRGASYSWYLYSANRLKYPLVRSALIKLWRDRRRSMEPVQAWQSIVEDDDARRSYQSRRGLGGFIRSTWDEVNEIVAAANVHTVKRHGPDRVVGFSPIPAMSMVSYAAGSRYLSLIGGVCLSFYDWYCDLPPASPQTWGEQTDVPESADWYNSTFIMMWGSNVPQTRTPDAHFMTEVRYKGTKIVSIFPDYAEGAKFGDIWLHPKQGTDAALALAMGHVILKEFHLAGKSDYFIDYCRRFTDMPCLVRLVARGDRYVPERLVRASDFDDALGQANNPDWKTVVIDTASNAAAVPVGSAGFRWGQKEGEDKGKWNLKQQAASGDPIEPRLSLVDAHDDVVDVLFPYFGNIQHPHFNHTSHASELSRKIGVRRIATRNGDMLVATVYDLYVANYGLDQGLGGEHIAASYDDDLPYTPAWQEAITGVKRADVINVARQFAENAHKTQGKSMVIIGAGINHWFHMDMSYRAIINMLIMCGCIGKSGGGWSHYVGQEKLRPQTGWTALAFALDWNRPPRQMNSTSFFYAHTDQWRYDPMDPTALLSPLADKAQFHGAPIDYNVRAERMGWLPSAPQLHANPLDIGRALNDPSQAGATIARDLKAGTLRMACEDPDSPTNFPRNLFVWRSNLLGSSGKGHEYFLRHLLGTTNGVQGEEVVKSGHPRPEEITWHDEAPRGKLDLLVTLDFRMSTTCMYSDVVLPTATWYEKDDMNTSDMHPFIHPLSAAVDPAWQSKSDWEIFKGIAKRFSELSVGHLGVERDVVLAPIAHDSPAELAQPFDVRDWKQGECEPVPGKTMPSVIVVERDYPATYDRFTSLGPLMDKLGNGGKGIAWDTKEEVALLGDLNYRVANGHDHSKPNGTEGRPRIDTALDAAEVILSLAPETNGAVAVKAWQAVSSLTGIEHAHLADARADEKIRFRDIQAQPRKIISSPTWSGIESEHVSYNAGYTNVHELIPWRTLSGRQQLYQDHVWMRAFGESLCVYKPPIETGNYEKMLGARSNGNPEIVLNFITPHQKWGIHSTYTDNLLMLTLSRGGPIVWLSEHDAQSIGVTDNDWIECYNANGALCARAVVSQRIPHGMVMMYHAQEKIVNTPGSEITGTRGGIHNSVTRVALKPTHMIGGYAQLSYGFNYYGTVGSNRDEFLIVRKMKHVDWLDDAPADPVNPATEHKQRQGETS from the coding sequence ATGAGCCACTTTCTGGACAGGTTGCGCTATTTCACAACGGCCCGGCCGCAGTTCTCCGATGGACACGGAGCCGTCACAGACGAAGATAGAAAGTGGGAAGACGCATACCGGCAACGATGGCAGCACGACAAGATCGTGCGTTCGACACATGGTGTGAATTGCACGGGCTCATGCTCGTGGAAGATCTACGTCAAGGGCGGCATCGTCACGTGGGAGACGCAGCAGACCGACTATCCGCGCACGCGTCCCGACATGCCCAATCACGAGCCGCGCGGCTGTTCGCGCGGCGCATCGTATTCGTGGTACTTGTATAGCGCGAATCGCCTCAAGTACCCGCTCGTGCGCAGCGCGCTCATCAAACTGTGGCGCGACAGGCGTCGCTCGATGGAACCCGTGCAGGCCTGGCAGTCGATCGTGGAAGACGACGACGCACGCCGCAGCTATCAGAGCCGGCGTGGACTCGGCGGCTTTATCCGCTCGACATGGGACGAGGTCAACGAGATCGTCGCCGCTGCGAACGTTCATACCGTCAAGCGTCATGGTCCGGATCGCGTAGTAGGTTTCTCGCCGATTCCCGCGATGTCGATGGTGTCGTATGCAGCGGGCTCGCGTTATCTGTCGCTGATCGGCGGCGTGTGTCTGAGCTTCTATGACTGGTACTGCGATCTTCCGCCCGCGTCGCCGCAAACGTGGGGCGAGCAGACCGACGTGCCCGAATCCGCCGACTGGTACAACTCCACGTTCATCATGATGTGGGGCTCCAATGTGCCGCAGACCCGCACGCCCGACGCGCATTTCATGACCGAGGTGCGCTACAAGGGCACGAAGATCGTCTCGATCTTTCCCGACTATGCGGAAGGCGCGAAGTTCGGCGACATCTGGTTGCATCCGAAGCAAGGCACCGATGCAGCGCTCGCGCTGGCAATGGGTCATGTGATCCTCAAGGAGTTTCACCTCGCGGGCAAGAGCGATTACTTCATCGACTATTGCCGCCGTTTCACCGACATGCCCTGTCTCGTGCGCCTTGTTGCGCGCGGCGACCGCTACGTGCCCGAGCGTCTTGTGCGTGCATCGGATTTCGACGACGCGCTCGGCCAGGCCAACAACCCCGACTGGAAGACGGTCGTGATCGACACGGCCAGCAACGCAGCCGCCGTGCCCGTGGGTTCGGCGGGCTTCCGCTGGGGACAAAAGGAAGGCGAGGACAAGGGCAAATGGAACCTGAAGCAGCAAGCGGCTTCGGGCGATCCCATCGAGCCTCGCCTTTCTCTCGTCGATGCGCACGACGACGTCGTCGATGTGCTGTTCCCCTACTTCGGCAACATCCAGCATCCGCATTTCAATCACACGTCGCATGCTTCCGAACTGTCGCGCAAGATCGGCGTGAGGCGGATCGCGACACGCAACGGCGACATGCTGGTCGCCACCGTCTATGACCTGTACGTCGCGAACTATGGGCTCGATCAGGGCCTTGGCGGCGAGCATATCGCCGCGAGCTACGACGACGATCTGCCCTACACGCCTGCATGGCAGGAAGCGATCACGGGCGTCAAGCGCGCCGATGTGATCAACGTCGCGCGGCAATTCGCGGAGAACGCGCACAAGACGCAGGGCAAGTCGATGGTGATCATCGGCGCGGGCATCAACCACTGGTTCCATATGGACATGTCGTACCGCGCGATCATCAACATGCTGATCATGTGCGGCTGCATCGGCAAGTCGGGCGGCGGATGGTCGCATTACGTGGGACAGGAAAAACTGCGCCCGCAGACAGGCTGGACCGCGCTTGCGTTCGCACTCGACTGGAACCGGCCGCCGCGCCAGATGAATTCGACATCGTTCTTCTACGCGCATACGGACCAATGGCGTTACGACCCGATGGATCCGACCGCCCTGCTGTCTCCGCTCGCAGACAAGGCACAATTCCACGGCGCGCCCATCGACTACAACGTGCGCGCCGAACGCATGGGCTGGCTGCCGTCCGCGCCACAACTCCACGCCAATCCGCTCGATATCGGCCGCGCGCTGAACGATCCCTCGCAAGCGGGCGCAACGATCGCACGCGATCTGAAAGCAGGCACGCTGCGCATGGCTTGCGAAGACCCCGACAGCCCGACGAACTTCCCGCGCAATCTGTTCGTGTGGCGCTCCAATCTGCTCGGCTCGTCGGGCAAAGGCCACGAGTACTTTCTCAGGCATCTGCTCGGCACGACCAACGGCGTGCAAGGCGAAGAAGTGGTCAAGTCGGGGCATCCGCGTCCCGAGGAGATCACGTGGCACGACGAAGCGCCGCGCGGCAAGCTGGATCTGCTCGTCACGCTCGATTTCCGGATGTCGACTACCTGCATGTACTCCGATGTCGTGCTGCCCACGGCGACATGGTACGAGAAGGACGACATGAACACGTCGGACATGCATCCGTTCATTCATCCGCTGTCGGCAGCCGTCGATCCCGCGTGGCAGTCGAAGAGCGACTGGGAAATCTTCAAGGGCATTGCGAAGCGTTTTTCCGAACTGAGCGTCGGACATCTGGGCGTAGAACGCGACGTCGTGCTCGCGCCGATCGCGCACGACAGCCCCGCCGAACTCGCGCAGCCGTTCGACGTACGCGACTGGAAACAGGGCGAATGCGAGCCTGTTCCGGGCAAGACGATGCCTTCCGTGATCGTCGTCGAACGCGATTACCCGGCGACGTATGACCGCTTCACGTCGCTGGGCCCGTTGATGGACAAGCTCGGCAACGGCGGCAAAGGCATTGCGTGGGATACGAAAGAAGAAGTCGCGCTGCTCGGCGATCTCAACTATCGCGTGGCGAATGGCCACGATCATTCGAAGCCCAATGGCACGGAAGGCCGCCCGCGCATCGACACCGCGCTCGATGCCGCCGAAGTGATCCTGTCGCTCGCGCCGGAAACCAACGGTGCAGTCGCGGTGAAAGCATGGCAAGCGGTGTCGTCGCTGACGGGCATCGAACACGCGCATCTCGCCGACGCACGCGCCGATGAAAAGATCCGCTTTCGCGATATCCAGGCACAGCCGCGCAAGATCATTTCATCGCCGACGTGGAGCGGCATCGAGTCCGAACACGTGTCGTACAACGCGGGCTACACCAACGTGCACGAACTGATTCCCTGGCGCACGCTCAGCGGTCGACAGCAGCTCTATCAGGACCACGTGTGGATGCGCGCGTTCGGCGAATCGCTGTGCGTGTACAAGCCGCCCATCGAAACGGGCAACTACGAGAAGATGCTCGGCGCGCGCTCGAACGGCAACCCCGAGATCGTGCTGAACTTCATCACGCCGCATCAGAAATGGGGCATTCACAGCACGTACACCGACAATCTGCTGATGCTCACGCTGTCGCGCGGCGGGCCGATCGTGTGGCTGTCGGAACACGACGCGCAGAGCATCGGCGTGACGGACAACGACTGGATCGAGTGTTACAACGCGAACGGCGCGCTGTGCGCACGCGCCGTCGTCAGTCAGCGCATTCCGCACGGCATGGTGATGATGTATCACGCGCAGGAAAAGATCGTGAACACGCCGGGCTCTGAAATCACGGGCACGCGCGGCGGCATTCACAACTCAGTCACGCGCGTCGCGCTGAAACCGACGCACATGATCGGCGGCTATGCGCAACTCTCGTATGGCTTCAACTACTACGGCACGGTCGGCTCGAATCGCGACGAATTCCTGATCGTGCGCAAGATGAAGCATGTCGACTGGCTCGACGACGCCCCCGCCGATCCCGTCAATCCCGCCACCGAACACAAGCAGCGTCAAGGAGAAACCTCATGA
- the narI gene encoding respiratory nitrate reductase subunit gamma encodes MSDYFHQFVFGIYPYICFAVLLLGSLVRFDREQYTWKSDSSQMLRHGSLRLGSNLFHFGILVVVGGHFVGFLAPHWLVSPFLSASMHQLLAMVAGGAAGVVAIIGLSILIHRRLSDVRIRRNSRISDIVIVLILWVQLALGLGTVLLSMRHMDGAMFEQLTDYVKGVVTFQPNIASLLVGVPLTYQVHIALGFTIFLITPFTRMVHIWSGFASIAYLIRPYQLVRKR; translated from the coding sequence ATGAGCGACTATTTTCATCAGTTCGTGTTCGGCATCTATCCGTACATCTGTTTTGCCGTGCTGCTGCTCGGCAGCCTCGTGCGTTTCGATCGCGAGCAATACACGTGGAAGAGCGATTCGTCGCAAATGCTGCGGCATGGCTCGCTGCGACTCGGCAGCAATCTGTTTCACTTCGGCATTCTCGTCGTGGTGGGCGGGCATTTCGTCGGCTTCCTGGCGCCGCATTGGCTCGTCTCGCCGTTCCTGTCGGCGTCGATGCACCAGTTGCTCGCGATGGTCGCGGGCGGCGCAGCGGGCGTCGTCGCGATCATCGGCCTGAGCATCCTGATACATCGGCGGCTTTCCGATGTGCGCATCCGTCGCAACAGCCGCATCTCCGACATCGTGATCGTGCTGATTTTGTGGGTGCAGCTTGCGCTCGGTCTCGGCACTGTCCTGCTGTCGATGCGTCATATGGACGGCGCGATGTTCGAGCAGCTTACCGACTACGTGAAAGGCGTCGTGACGTTCCAGCCGAACATCGCGAGCCTGCTGGTGGGCGTGCCGCTCACGTATCAGGTGCATATCGCGCTCGGCTTCACGATCTTCCTGATCACGCCATTTACGCGGATGGTGCACATCTGGAGCGGCTTCGCATCGATTGCGTATCTGATCCGTCCGTATCAGCTCGTGCGCAAGCGCTGA
- a CDS encoding M23 family metallopeptidase, translated as MTQMQPIRRAHGVQRVGLSVLVLLAVGGCTTAPWQMTPEDRSIQPPTQPLAAVNRPAQRAPSGTDKPVSGGYYRVKPGDTLYRIAANHGQRSDDIVKWNNLADAGHIEPGSVLRIAPPPDASVERTAAAPQASAKAPTKRDTVDASQKLDNNPSRFSWPARGTLSAVYGQGKSKGMVIAAKAGDQVRAAAPGRVVFAGDGGKPYGKLIVIKHDDTLVTAYGHNRKLLVKEGTNVKRGETIAEMANTDRDEGSMQFEVRKDGKPVDPAPYLPRIGS; from the coding sequence ATGACACAGATGCAACCGATTCGCCGCGCGCATGGAGTGCAACGCGTGGGCCTCAGCGTGCTCGTGCTATTGGCCGTCGGCGGCTGCACGACGGCGCCTTGGCAGATGACGCCCGAAGACCGCTCGATCCAGCCGCCGACGCAGCCCCTTGCCGCCGTCAACCGCCCCGCGCAGCGCGCGCCTTCCGGCACGGACAAACCGGTGTCGGGCGGCTATTACCGCGTGAAGCCGGGCGACACGCTCTACCGCATCGCCGCGAATCACGGCCAGCGTAGCGACGACATCGTCAAATGGAACAACCTCGCCGACGCCGGCCACATCGAACCGGGCAGCGTGCTGCGTATCGCGCCGCCGCCCGATGCATCCGTCGAACGTACTGCCGCCGCGCCGCAAGCGTCTGCCAAAGCGCCCACGAAACGCGACACCGTTGACGCCAGTCAGAAGCTCGACAACAATCCGTCGCGCTTCAGCTGGCCCGCGCGCGGCACCTTGAGCGCGGTATATGGACAAGGCAAATCGAAGGGCATGGTGATCGCCGCCAAAGCCGGCGACCAGGTAAGAGCGGCAGCTCCCGGCCGCGTCGTATTTGCGGGCGATGGCGGCAAGCCGTACGGCAAGCTGATCGTCATCAAGCACGACGACACGCTCGTCACCGCTTACGGCCACAACCGTAAACTGCTCGTGAAAGAAGGTACGAACGTGAAGCGCGGCGAAACGATCGCGGAAATGGCGAACACGGATCGCGACGAAGGCTCGATGCAGTTCGAAGTCCGCAAGGACGGCAAGCCCGTCGATCCAGCGCCGTATCTGCCGCGCATCGGTTCATAG
- a CDS encoding DUF4148 domain-containing protein, protein MNRVYQALVLAAALGLPLASHAQSQSTATRAQVRAELVAAQQSGQYASSDTSYPEPANYSAAAPHVFHHSRDVIAASYGPSTNGSADSGFRATRAHSLANAPAAFDDIYRGQ, encoded by the coding sequence ATGAATCGCGTTTATCAAGCTCTCGTTCTCGCGGCTGCACTTGGTCTGCCGCTCGCCAGCCACGCGCAATCGCAATCGACGGCGACACGCGCACAAGTTCGCGCCGAACTGGTCGCCGCGCAACAATCCGGTCAGTACGCGTCGAGCGACACGAGCTATCCGGAGCCCGCGAACTATTCCGCCGCTGCGCCGCATGTGTTCCATCACTCGCGTGATGTGATCGCTGCGTCATATGGTCCTTCGACGAATGGCAGCGCCGACTCGGGCTTCCGCGCGACGCGTGCGCATTCGCTCGCCAACGCGCCCGCCGCTTTCGACGACATCTATCGCGGCCAATAA
- the narJ gene encoding nitrate reductase molybdenum cofactor assembly chaperone, whose product MGSRDAISPGAAYAVLGALLSYPDAPLLDALPEARELLRAERGLSRDARAGLDQFIDYCAQRDLFTLQENYVALFDRGRSTSLYLFEHVHGESRDRGQAMVDLLRMYETHGLHLAAGELPDYLPVFLEYLSRLPAAEARSLLAETGEILQSITAQLAKRGSPYSFVVGALLSLAGVGKGEKPDALHDDDAQQAPTSADYRALDAAWADEPVRFVGAEIPAQAPIHFYDSRTSRNPGKRENRS is encoded by the coding sequence ATGGGTTCACGTGATGCAATTTCGCCCGGCGCGGCCTATGCGGTGCTGGGCGCACTGCTGAGCTATCCGGACGCGCCGCTGCTCGATGCGCTTCCCGAAGCACGCGAACTGCTGCGTGCCGAACGCGGCCTGAGCCGCGACGCGCGTGCAGGCCTCGATCAGTTCATCGACTATTGCGCACAGCGCGATCTCTTCACGCTGCAGGAGAACTACGTCGCGCTGTTCGATCGCGGCCGCTCGACATCGCTCTATCTGTTCGAGCACGTTCATGGCGAATCGCGCGATCGCGGGCAAGCGATGGTCGATCTGCTGCGCATGTACGAGACACATGGACTGCATCTCGCAGCGGGCGAACTGCCTGACTATCTGCCCGTGTTCCTCGAATATCTGTCGCGTCTTCCCGCTGCGGAAGCGCGTTCGCTCCTCGCGGAAACGGGTGAGATCCTGCAATCGATCACCGCGCAGCTTGCCAAGCGCGGCAGCCCGTACAGCTTCGTGGTGGGCGCGCTGCTGTCGCTCGCGGGCGTCGGCAAGGGCGAGAAGCCCGACGCACTACACGACGACGATGCGCAACAGGCGCCGACGTCCGCCGACTATCGCGCGCTCGACGCCGCCTGGGCCGACGAGCCCGTGCGCTTCGTCGGCGCGGAAATCCCTGCGCAAGCGCCCATTCACTTCTACGACAGCCGCACATCACGCAATCCGGGCAAACGGGAGAACAGGTCATGA
- a CDS encoding AraC family transcriptional regulator — MDLLSRFLSLMPVSGRVDVRCHFGAPWAIEEGPAGVREIPYHVLLAGRAVLEDGNGPPEHLVAGDIIVFPTGSPHRIHDGSGAQPGPVAERRNILLTVAENSGTGETADILCGRFLLGAVPDRLLRDHLPSRLVVRSGARTTASDEVIVEVSGSAAANGEGDVTQKSVAGSRLARLIQLMREEAADEAPGSETLVNHLSAALFALTLRFASEAAQAPHGLLALAGRPRLQAAVSAMFESPGKPWTLDQFAALCNMSRATFVRQFQEAIGRSATDVLTEVRMTIAGRMLLESTTPVGDIGETVGYQSEAAFQRVFKKQIGVTPARWRASGGHVQAAQDAADDEPSPAEAE; from the coding sequence ATGGATTTGCTAAGCCGCTTCCTGTCGCTGATGCCCGTGAGCGGGCGCGTGGATGTCCGCTGCCATTTCGGCGCGCCTTGGGCGATCGAAGAAGGGCCGGCCGGCGTGCGCGAGATTCCGTATCACGTGCTGCTGGCGGGGCGCGCGGTGCTCGAAGACGGCAACGGGCCGCCCGAGCACCTCGTGGCGGGCGACATCATCGTGTTTCCGACGGGCAGCCCGCATCGCATTCACGACGGCAGCGGCGCGCAGCCCGGGCCTGTCGCGGAGCGGCGCAACATCCTGCTGACAGTTGCGGAGAACAGCGGCACGGGCGAAACGGCCGACATCCTGTGCGGTCGCTTTCTGCTCGGCGCGGTGCCCGACCGGCTGCTGCGCGACCATCTGCCGTCGCGGCTGGTGGTGCGAAGCGGCGCGCGGACGACGGCGAGCGACGAGGTGATCGTCGAAGTGAGCGGCTCGGCTGCGGCCAACGGCGAAGGCGACGTCACGCAGAAGAGCGTCGCGGGCTCGCGGCTCGCGCGGCTGATCCAGTTGATGCGCGAAGAGGCCGCAGACGAAGCGCCCGGCAGCGAGACGCTCGTCAATCATCTGTCGGCGGCGCTGTTCGCATTGACGCTGCGCTTTGCCAGCGAAGCCGCGCAGGCGCCGCACGGTTTGCTTGCGCTGGCGGGGCGTCCGCGTTTGCAGGCGGCCGTGTCGGCGATGTTCGAGTCGCCCGGCAAGCCGTGGACGCTCGACCAGTTCGCCGCGCTCTGCAACATGTCGCGCGCCACGTTCGTGCGGCAGTTCCAGGAGGCGATCGGCCGCTCGGCCACCGACGTGCTCACGGAAGTCCGCATGACCATCGCGGGCCGCATGCTGCTCGAATCGACGACGCCCGTCGGCGATATCGGCGAAACGGTTGGCTATCAGTCGGAAGCGGCGTTCCAGCGCGTGTTCAAGAAGCAGATCGGCGTGACGCCCGCACGCTGGCGTGCGTCGGGCGGCCATGTGCAGGCCGCGCAGGATGCCGCCGACGACGAGCCTTCGCCCGCCGAGGCGGAATAG
- a CDS encoding dihydrolipoyl dehydrogenase, which yields MKTLHIDVAVIGAGSAGLPAFRAAKAAGASVVLIEGGAYGTTCARVGCMPSKLLIAAAEAAHAARSTAPFGVHVDGDVRIDGREVMARVKGERDRFVGFVVESTESIPDEERLIGYAQFIDDNVLQVGDHTRVYAKSVVIATGSSPYVPAMYQALGDRAIVNDDVFAWDDLPRKVAVVGAGVIGLELGQALAWLGVDVTMLGARGRVGPLSDPAIKDYARNVFSDVFHFEPHAQVEAATREGDSVHLRYRDSAGELREDTFDYVLVTAGRRPNMDKLALHNTSLEVDARGVPVFDPLTLQAGKHPVFVAGDANDVLPLLHEAADEGRSAGDNAARLATGEPDVKPLVRRAAISVVFSEPGIAMVGARHADLAAGSFATGEVSFENQGRSRVMLRNRGLMHVYVDKATRRFVGAEWIGPDAEHIAHLLAWALQMNLTVDAMLAMPFYHPVIEEGLRTALRDAAAQLPKA from the coding sequence ATGAAGACGCTTCATATCGATGTCGCAGTGATTGGCGCGGGCAGCGCCGGTCTGCCCGCCTTCCGCGCGGCAAAGGCTGCGGGTGCGAGTGTGGTGCTGATCGAAGGCGGCGCGTACGGGACGACCTGTGCGCGTGTCGGTTGTATGCCGTCGAAGCTGCTGATCGCCGCCGCCGAAGCCGCGCACGCCGCACGCAGCACCGCGCCCTTCGGCGTGCATGTCGACGGTGACGTGCGGATCGACGGACGCGAAGTGATGGCGCGCGTCAAGGGCGAACGCGACCGCTTCGTCGGCTTCGTGGTCGAATCGACGGAGAGCATTCCCGACGAAGAACGGCTGATCGGCTACGCGCAGTTCATCGACGACAACGTGCTGCAGGTCGGCGACCATACGCGCGTCTATGCAAAGAGCGTCGTGATCGCGACGGGTTCGTCGCCGTATGTGCCAGCGATGTATCAGGCGCTCGGTGACCGCGCGATCGTCAACGACGACGTGTTCGCATGGGACGATCTGCCGCGCAAGGTCGCCGTGGTCGGCGCGGGCGTGATCGGGCTGGAACTGGGCCAGGCGCTCGCATGGCTCGGCGTCGATGTAACGATGCTCGGCGCGCGTGGCCGTGTTGGTCCGTTGAGCGATCCCGCGATCAAGGACTATGCGCGCAACGTGTTCAGCGACGTGTTCCACTTCGAGCCGCATGCGCAAGTCGAAGCCGCGACGCGCGAAGGCGACAGCGTGCATCTGCGCTATCGCGACAGTGCAGGCGAACTGCGCGAAGACACGTTCGACTATGTGCTCGTCACGGCAGGCCGTCGTCCGAACATGGACAAGCTCGCGCTGCACAACACGTCGCTCGAAGTCGACGCGCGCGGTGTGCCTGTGTTCGATCCGTTGACGCTGCAAGCAGGCAAGCACCCCGTGTTCGTCGCAGGCGATGCGAACGACGTGCTGCCGCTGTTGCACGAAGCCGCCGACGAAGGTCGTTCGGCCGGCGACAACGCAGCGCGGTTGGCTACGGGTGAGCCCGACGTGAAGCCGCTGGTCCGTCGCGCGGCGATCTCGGTCGTGTTCTCCGAACCCGGCATCGCAATGGTCGGTGCGCGGCATGCGGATCTCGCAGCCGGTTCGTTCGCGACAGGCGAAGTGAGCTTCGAAAACCAGGGCCGCAGCCGCGTGATGTTGCGCAATCGCGGACTGATGCACGTGTATGTCGACAAGGCCACGCGCCGCTTCGTGGGAGCCGAATGGATCGGGCCGGACGCCGAGCATATCGCGCATCTGCTTGCATGGGCGCTGCAGATGAACCTCACCGTCGATGCGATGCTCGCGATGCCCTTCTATCATCCCGTCATCGAAGAAGGGTTGCGGACGGCTTTGCGCGATGCGGCAGCGCAATTGCCGAAGGCCTGA